DNA from Sphingomonas sp. SUN039:
ATCCGCCCGATCCGTGGCGTCACCGCTGTGGTCATGCACCGACCTCATAGAATCTCTGATATTGTCGGCGATAGGCCAGAATGGGCCCATCGCCCTTGACGAGCAGCGGCTCGGCCCTGAAAATCTTCGCATTCCAGATCGGAATGTCCTGGTTGACCTGCTTCACTAGATCGCGAATGCGCGCGTCGGTGACGCGCAGGCGGCCCTCGCTCAAGCCCGGCGCATGGTACATTTGCCAGCGCAAATGGGTATGTTCCGCATCAATCGGCGTCTGCTGCTGGTTGTGAACGACGTGCGTCACGTCCTTGAATTCGGTAATTGACTGGCCGGGACCCGTCGCCGTTACATCGATGATGCCCGTCATCGGCCCACGTGGCGTCACCATCTCGGCGACGACCTTGTTAGACCGCACCCAGCCGTCGATTTTGAAATCGCCCTCGGCAGGCCCGGTAACGCCATGGACAGCGTTGAAATGGGCATGATCCTGGCCGTTCTCGGTAATTTCCTGGACGTGGATGTCGATGACCCATTCATAGGTCGAATGCAGGATCCAGTCGCCTTCGGGACAGGTGGGCATCGTTGCCACCTCCCATTTCGGTGCCGCCTTTCCCGGATGATACCAGACATAGGCAACGCCTTCGGATTCCTTGACGGGCCAGGTGGGCAGGCATTGCCGTTTCAGACGCGGCGCGATGACATTGGTGTAGGGAATGTCGGTGACACCGCCCTCCCCGCTGAAGCTCCAGTGATGAAACGCACAGCGCAGATCGTTGCCGTTGACCGTGCTTTCCACGCCGAGATGGGCGCCAAGATGCGGGCAATAGGGGTCGACGGCATTGAGCACGCCATCGCCCCCGCGCCACATCACAAACTCGGTGTCGAAATAGCGCATCGTCCTGATCTCGCCGATCGCGATCTCGCTCGACATCGCGACGCCGAACCAGCCGAAAGGAATCGGCAGGCTTGTATAGCCGCGGTCGGATCTTGGGTTGCTTGCCATCGTCATCTCCCGGTCGGAATTTCGCGGAACGGCACGGCCTTGTCGACGCGGACGTCGCCAGGCAGGCCGAGCACGCGTTCGGCAATGATGTTCTTCATGATCTCGTCGGTGCCCCCGCCGAGCCTCAGCGCGGGCGCCCACATGAAGCGGTGCTGGAATCCGCCGTTCAGCAGTGCGATATCGGGATCGTCGATAAGGCCGAATGCGTCCTGGATATCCAGTGCCTGATTGGTGAGCTCCTGCGTCTGCGTCGCCCAGAGCAGCTTGCCCGCCGATCCTTCGGGCCCCGGTGCCTTGCCGTGCGACAGCGCGGTCAGGGTGCGGAAGCTGAGCAGGCGGATGGCCTCGGCATTCACATAATAGTCCGCGAGCCATTCGCGGAACGCCGGATCCTCGAGCGTCGAGCCGTCGAACGCGGGGCTGCGCCGCGCAATCTCCATCACGTCGCGCCAGCCAAGACCTGTCCCCGATCCAAGCGCCGCGCGTTCGTTCATCAAGGTCGAGATCACGACTTTCCAGCCATCGCCCGGCGCACCGACCATCTGGTTGGCCGGTATCCGAACGTTTTCGAGGAACACTTCGTTGAGCTCGCTGTCGCCCGACATCATCTTGATCGGGCGGACTTCGAGGCCCGGCGTCTTCATATCGAGCCAGAACGCCGACAAACCCTTGTGCTTGGGCACCTCGGGGTCGGTGCGCGCGATGACCATGCCGTAATCGGCGGCATGCGCCCCGCTGTTCCAGACTTTTTGCCCGTTCAGCACCCAATCGTCGCCGACGCGAACCGCCATTGTCCGCGTGGCCGCCGAATCCGATCCGCTCGACGGTTCGGAAAACAGCTGACACCAGATTTCATCGCCGCGCACCGCCGGGGCGACACGGGCGAGCGATTCCGGGTCGGCGCTGAATTCCATCAACGGCGGCAGCAGCATGTGCAGCCCGGTCATGAAATAAGTGAACTGCAAGCCGGCCCGCGCTTCCTCCTGATTGAAGATCGCTTCGTCGATCGCGGTTCCGCCTGCGCCGCCGCGCGCCTTCGGCCACGAAATGCAGGCATAGCCTGCATCGGCCTTGGTCGCTTGCCAGACGCGGGCAATTTCCTTGTGCTTGTCGTGCCAGGCGCGGCGTTCTTCGGGCGCAAGGACCGACAAATCGGGTCCGTTCGCCTCGATCCAGGCGCGGACGGTCGCGCGATATTCGGCTTCCGCCGGGCTGTCGTCGAAGTTCATGACCGCTTCTCCGCTTCGACACGTTCCTCAAGCCGGTCGGCGAGCCGCCGTTTCCAGTCGCGTGGCGCGCCGACGACCAGTCCCAGGTGACGCGCACGACGGAAAAAGAAATGGCAGTCCGCCTCCCATGTCACGCCGATGCCGCCATAGGTCTGGATCATTTCCTTCGACGCCATCCAGTAAGCGGCGCATCCCGCGACGCGCGCTGCTGCCGCTGCCAGCGGCAGCTCGGGCGCATCGGTCGACAGCGCCCATGCCCCGTAATAGGCGTTGGCGCGGGCTACTTCGTTCTTCACGAACACATCGGCGAGCTTGTGCTTGATCGCCTGATAGCTGCCGATGGGGCGGCCGAAGGCATAGCGTTCAAGCGCATAGTCGCGCGCCATTTCAAGGCAACGATCCGCACCGCCCAATTGTTCGAACGCGAGCAGGATGGCGCCGCGTTCCTGAATACGTGCGAGCAAAGCCAGTCCCTCACCCGGCGTGCCGAGCGGTTCCACCGGCGCGTCGTCGAAGCGCACGCGCGCCATGCCACGCGTCGGGTCGAGCGTCGACACGGTTTCACGGCTGACACCGGGGCCGTTCAGATCGGCAAGGTAGAGCGAGAGCCCCGCCTCACCCTGCGCCAGCACCACAGCCTTGCCCGCCGCCATGCCGTCGGCAACAGGCAGCTTCATCCCCGACAACCTGCCGCCCGTCACGCGCGCCGCGATCCGTTCCGCCGTGAGCGCTCCCTGTCCTTCGAACACGGCGAGCGTCCCGATCAATTCTCCGCTGGCGATCAGGGGCAGCAGCATCGATTTCTGGTCTTCCGACCCTGCCAGCAGCAGCGCCTCGGCGAACAGGTAGACGCTCGACGCAAACGGGATCGGCGCGACGGCTCGGCCCAGTTCCTCGGCCAGCGCGCATAATTCGACATAGCCGAGGCCCAGGCCGCCGTAAGTCTCGGGGATTGCGGCTCCGCACCAGCCCTGCTCGCCGATGCGCGCCCATAGTGCCGCGTCATATCCAGCGGCAGAATTCTCGAGCACCCCGCGCGCGACCGACAGGGGCGAGGCAGCGAGCAGGAATCGCCGCGCTTCGTCCTTCAGCGCCTTCTGGTCGTCGGTATAATCGAAATTCATGGGCTGACCTCGTCGTATTCGCGGGCGAGCCGATCGATGACTGCGGCCGCCGGTTCGATGGCGTGCGTCGTGCCGATGCCCTGGCCGCAGCCCCAGATGTCGGTCCAGGCTTTGGCCGCGCTGGCCTGCGCGGCTACGTCGGTCGCGCGCCGTGTCGTCGGCAGATCGTCGGGATCGAGTCCGGCCGCGACGATCGAACTTCGCAGATAATTGGCCGGCGTGCCACTGAACGCGGGCGTATAGACAATGTCGTCGGCGCCAGAGGCCACAACAGCGTTTTTTTGCGCCACGCCGCAGCGGGCTTCGTCGGTCGCGATAAACGCCGACCCGACATAGGCGAAGTCCGCGCCGAGCATCCCCGCCGCCGCGATTGCCCGCCCCGACGCGATGGACCCGGCAAGCACCAGCGGCCCGTCGAACCATGTCCGCAATTCTTGCATCAGCGCGAAGGGCGACACGGCCCCGGCATGCCCCCCCGCGCCTGCGGCGACCGCAATCAGCCCGGTTGCGCCGCGCTCGATCGCTTTGCGCGCATGCGCCTGATTGGTGATGTCGTGCAGCGTCACCCCGCCATAGGCCTGTACCGCCGTGTTGACGTCGCCACGCGCGCCCATCGAGCTGATGACAAGCGGCACCCGATATTGCGCGCACCGAGCCAGATCGTCGTCGAGTCGCGGATTGCTTCGGTGAACGACCAGATTGACGCCGAAGGGTGCAGCGGGCTTGTCCGGATTGCGCCGGTTCCAACCGGTGAGGGTCTCGACGATCTCGGCCAGCCATTCGCCGAACTGCGCCGACGGACGCGCGTTAAGTGCGGGCAAGGTGCCGATCACGCCCGCCATGCACTGGGCGATGACTAGTTTCGGGGTCGAGATCAGAAACAGCGGCGCGGCGATGACAGGCACGCGTAGCCGGTCACGCCAGCCGCGCAATGTCGCACCGCCGCTCACGTCCGCCGATGCCAGTGCCGGTCCCAGTGCCAATCCCGTCCCTTGTCTTTCACGTCATTAATGTAACGCGTCTGTTGCATTACACTTTTTTCCTGTCGGAAAAAGCCGCTTCGGGCAAGGCCCTCAGCGCATGCTTTACAATGCACATGCCCTGTCGCAATAGCTGACGAAACGCGCGCTTGCGAGAGGAAAACCATGCCCCGTCCCCGCGACATTGGCGTTATCGATACGCTGATCGGCTTTCGAGACCGCACCCATGCGCCGCTGGTCGCCAGCGAAAAGGTGAAGTGGGACCGGCACCCGGCGGAATATATGTTCAAGGACCTGCCCGGCGAACTGGCCGAGGGACGAACGCGCGATTCCTCGATCGAGGAAACGCTCGCCAAGATGGACGAATTCAACATCCGCGTCGGTGTCATCCATACCAACGATGACCGCACCGCCGAAGCCCTGCGCCGTTACCCCGACCGGTTCGTCGGCATCATGCCGACCAATCCGCACCGTGGCATGGACGCGGTGCGCGACATTCAGAGCGCGTATGACACCTATGGTCTGAAGGGCGTGTCGATGTTCCCCTCGGGGCAAAACCCGCCCTGCCCGATCAACGACAAGCACTGGTATCCGGTTTATGCCAAATGCTGCGAGCTCGGCATCCCGGTGTTCTGCACCACGGGCGTCCCCGGTCCGCGCATCCCGCTCGCCCCGCAGAAGATCGAGCTGATCGACGAAGTTTGCTACGACTTTCCCGAGCTGAAATTCGTCATGCGCCACGGTGCGGACCCGTGGGTCGACCTCGCGGTCAAGTTGCTGCTCAAATGGCCGAACCTCTACTATTCGACGACTGCCTTCGCGCCGAAATACTGGCCCAAGGAGATCATCGACTTCGCCAACACGCGTGGCAGCGACAAGATCATCTACGGCGGCTATTTCCCGATGGGGCTGGATCTCGAGCGCATCTTCCGCGAGATGGACGACGTGCCGTTCAAGGATGAAGTCTGGTCGAAATTCCTGCATGACAATGCCGCAAAGGTGCTTGGCCTTTCGGCGTAGCGGTACCCGACGTAGGGCGGATGAAACAGATGACGCATCACGACGCCGAGCTGCAGATGGCGTTGTCCGCCGCACAGATCGGCGATGCCGCGAGCAGCTTTGCCCGCAGCGGCATCATCCGGATTGCCGAACCCTTTTCCGCCGATGTCGCCGAGCGGCTGCACCGCCATCTCGACACGGAAATCTCCTGGGGCAGAACGTTCAGCCGAGGAGAGAAGGATGCCTGGGATCTGACGCCGGAGGCGATCGCCGCGCTGGACGGGGACAAGCAGAAGGCCTTTCTAACTGCCGTCCACGACACGGCGCGCGATGGTTTCCAGTTTTTGTTCGACTCGCTGATCGTGTCCGACGATGCCGATGCGCGCGCTGACCGTGGATTATTGATCGACCGGGTAGTCGACGCACTCAACCATCCAGCCTCGCTCGACGCGTTCCGCGCGATCACCGGGACGCCCGATATCTACCGCGTCAACGGCCAGGCGACGCGGTATCTGCCCGGGCATTTCCTGACGAGCCACGACGATGGCATCGACGGTGAAAACCGCGTCGCCGCCTATGTCATCAACCTCACCAAGGGCTGGCGGACCGATTGGGGCGGATTGCTGCAATTCCAGACAGGTTCCGGCGACGTCCCGCTCGCGCTTAAGCCCGGGTTCAACACTATCCACCTGTTTCGCGTACCCCAAGTGCACAGCGTCACCTTTGTCGCCCCTTTCGCCGCATTGCCACGCTACGCAATCACTGGCTGGCTTTGCCGATAGAGACAACGCGAAAATGGCTGCATTATCCGTTGGAGCGCAAGATTTCTCTGCCCCCCGCGCACTTCGGCCCCTCAAACCCTGCCGCCCAGCTAATCGCCCCTGAAATCATCGCCAAGTGCCTAGATTCGGAATAGGCCCCCGCCTGATGCCCCAGCGCTGAATAAAACGCGCTGCCATTGCGGACGCAGTGGGCCCAGACCATCGGATGGTCCTTGCCCATGCTGATATCCTTGTCGATCACGAGCGGAAACCTGAGGCGCGGAGCGTAGGATGTCTCGTCGAGTGTGACGAGAATGAGATAACCCTTGGCGCGCGGACTTTTGTCGAAGCTGTACCACTCGTCATTACGGATCCATTCGGCGCCGAGTCCGCGCGTGGCGGGATGGGTGTGGTCTTCGACGATTAACCGGCCGCGCTGAATATGCGGGCTGAGCGTGTGGCCGATGAACTGCGCCCCGATCAGCTCGTCGGCATACCAGCGCCATTTATACGAAGGGTCGCCGCCCGCACCGTGCAGCCCGACATAACCGCCGCCGCTTTCAAGCCAGGTCCTGAACGCTGCGCGTTGGCCGACCGTGAGTACGTCACCGCTGACGCTGTTCCAGACTACCGCCCTGAATTGGCTCAGCTGCGCCCCGTTGAACACGGCGGCATTCTGGGTGGTGTAGGTCGACCAGCCCTTGTCTTTAGCGAGCTTCTCGAGCGCGCTATTGGCGGCGTCGATCTGGGCAGAATCTCTAAATCCGTTGGTCTTGGAAAAAATCAGGATCGTCGGCGCGTTGAAGTCGGGCAGCTTCGGCGCGTCCGCGTCGTAAACGATTCCCACGCCTAGGATCATCCGACCGATATTACCCGGCCCCATGCCCCACAACAACAGCGCTGCCAGCAGCAGGACCAGCGCCGAGACCAAGCCGCCGCCCCATTTGAGTACGCGGCGCATGGCCGCATTAAGCCGCTATTGGCCGCACCAGTGTCCCGACGCCGTGCAGCAACTGGTTGGCAATGATCGCATAATGCATTTCGGACGCCCCTTCGGCGATGCACTTTGCCTTGGCATCGCGCATGTAGCGGTTGACGCCGGTGGCATCCATGATGCCGCTGCCGCCCCACATTTGGAGGAGCTTGGCGCATACCTCGAACGCAGTGTCGCCGATCCACGCCTTGCAGACGCTGCCCATCGCCGGTTCCATCGCGCCTGCATCGAACGCGCGGGCGTTGGCGTAAAGCAACGCGCGCCCTGCAACGAGCTTGGCGTGCGCCTCTGCCAGCCAGTAGCTGATCGGCTGCAACTCGGCCATGTCCTTGCCGTAGAGGCGACGCGCCTTCACATAGTCGAGCGTCTTGTCGAGCATCCCCTGTGCACAGCCGAGCGACGTCGCGGCATGGGCGAGCACATTGGCGTGGTTGGCCGGGCGGTGTGAGAAGCCGCCGGTCAGCACGTCGCCTAGGATATCGTCATCCTCAATTCGGATGTTGTTGTAGTTGATCGATCCCGTGTTGGTTCCGCGCCAGCCGAGCTTGTGCTCATGGGGTAGGATCTCGACGCCGGCCCGGTCCAGGTCGACCGCGATGCAGCCATAGCCTTCCTTGCCATCGCGGCCATAGGTTTTGCACATGACCAGCACGACCTTGGCATTCGCCTGCGTGCAATAAAGCTTTGCCCCATCGAGCCGCCAGCCGTTGCCGTCGGGCGTCAGCTTGGTCAGATGAGATGCGACATTCGCCGCTCCCGCGGGCTCGCTCTGCGAATAGGCGATCACCCGTTCGCCGCTGGCGGACGGTGGAAGAAGCCGTTGCTTTTGGTCCGCGGTGCCAAGCATCTCGACCGTGCGTGGGGACAGCACCATCTGCACCGTCAATGCGCCTGCAAATGCGGGGCTGGCCTTGGCGATTTGTTCGGAAACAAGGCACACTGAAACGAGATCGGCGCCTGACCCGCCATAGTCGGGCGAGGTGTAAAGGCCGAACAGCCCCACCTTAGACGCCTTGGCAATCAGCGCGTCGGGCGTGTGCTCATCGCGGTCGATCTGCGCCGCCAGCGGTTCGACTTCCTTCGCCGCAAAGGCCTGCGCCATATCGCGCAGGGCACGCTGTTCGTCGTTCAGCCAGTCGAGCATCAAAAAAGATTCCTAAATATTGCGCGCGAGGTAGGCCGCCTCATGGATCGAATTGCCGTAGGAACGCGGCTTGCGCGCGTCGCCGATAACCTGCACCTGGATGCCGGTCTTCGCCAATCTGATCGACAGCGGATCATAGGCGACCCGTCCCGGCGACACCACTATCGCAGCGCAGGCGAGAGATTCCATACGTCCATCGGCGTGGCGCACCGCAACACTGCCATCGCCGATGGTTTCCAGCGAGACGCCGGTTTCTGGTGTCAGTCCGACCTCTCCTGCCCACATCATCACGAAGCGCGCACGTGAGCCGATGTACGAAGTCGGTACGAAGGTCGCGGCGGGCTCGAGCAGCCGGACGACGCGCCCCGCCCGCGCCAGATCGAGCGCCAGTTCGACACCTTCGGCCGCGCCCCAGACAACAACAGCGCCTGGCGGGAGCGTTTCGGGCCCCTCGGCCAGCGCTCGGTCGATCGTACGGGCAAAGCCGCTGATTAGCGCTGCCGAAAGTCCCTCGACCTCGGGCAGTGCGGCAACGGCACCCGTGGCGACGACCAGAACATCGGGCTCTTCATCCAGAATGCGTTCGAGGGTCAGCTCGGTGTTGAGATGCACCGTCACGTTCGACTTGCCGATCATGAGACGGTGCCATTCGGGCTGATAGGCAATCTGTTCCATATTGCGCAGCGTGCGGTAATTGCCCGCCCAGTTCATTACGCCGCCGAGCCTGTCGGACTTTTCGAACAGAGTTACGTCATGGCCGATCTCGTCTGCCGTAATGGCATATTCCATACCGCCCGAACCGCCGCCCGCGATGAACACACGCTTGGGCTTTGTCGTTGGGACAATTCGATAGTCGCGATCGCGACTGAACGCAGCGTTCTGCGCGGAACCGGCCACCCCCTTGTTGAAGATATTCCCGGCCAACAGCGAAGCGCCGGTTCGCGTGGATTTGCGGATTTCTGCTTCGCGCCCCTCGGCAATCTTGCGCGGAAAATCAGGATCGTCGAGCGACTGACGGCACGACGCGAAAAAGTCCGCTGCGCCCTCGCCGATCATTTCGCGCATCTGTTCGGGCGTGTTGATGTTGCACGAGCCCATCAAAGGCATGTCGATGCCACGCGCCCTCAGCCCTTCGCGCATGCGCTTGATATAGGGCAGGGCAACAAGGTTCGGCACGTAAAACCCGCCGCCGATCACTTCGCCTGAAGTCACTTCCTGGCTACGGCTCTTGGCCGGAAGCATCGAGCCAAAGGTGCAGTCCATCGCATCGATGCCGAGCGCATGGAGGCGCGTGGCGTAATGCTCGATGAAATATTCGACATCGTAGCCGCCGTCGAAGTTCTCTTCGCACACCATGCGCGGGATTTGCGGGTAATCGACCCCGCACAATGCCTGCGCGCGCTGGATGATGCGTTCACAAAACAGGAAGCGATCCGAATAAGCGTCGTTGCGGCCCTGGTTCTCGAGCAGCGACAAAGTGACGTGCGGCAACGACCCGTGGCAGAAATGATAGGAAACATAATCGTAACCCGCCTCTTTCGCGCGGCGTGCCGCCTGCGCGAAGACTTCTACGAGGTCGTCATAATCCTGCGTCGTCAAAACACCGGGCTGCTGGTTACCAATCGGATATTTGCCCGTCGGTCCCCATGAAACCGTGCCCGGAATCCACCCCTTGCCGGGTTCGAGGGGCGACGTCGCGCCAACGCCAGGGATCAAACCGCCGTAAAAAAGCTGCAAACCAGCAAGAGCGCCGTTGTTGTGGATGACCTCGACGAGCTCACGGTGGCTGATGATATAGGTATCGTCATAGATGCCGAACATGCGTTCGTTGATGAGTCCGTCCCAGCGCACACAGGTCGCGCCAACGCACACGGCGCCGAATCCCCCCGCCGCAAAGGCTTCATACGCCCCGACGGCGCGCCGGGTAATGTAGCCCTTGTCATCCGACATGTTCATCGTCGTCGGCGCGTGGACCATACGGTTCTTGAACGTCAGATGCCTGGTCTGGAAAGGTTCGAGTAGCGGATCGTTCACGGGATGCTCCAAAGGAAGTCTCACGCGCCCTGGGCGCGGTCAATGCTGTAGATCGAGCCGGAAATGAAACTGGCGCGATCTGACACGAGAAACAGGATCAGGTCGGCAATTTCAGCGGGTTGCGCGGGCCTGCCGCTGGCGAAGACCTGCAGCGTCTGTTCACGGCCGCCCAGCTTTGCGTCGAACTGGTCGTAGACCTGCTGTGCCATGCCGGTTTCGGTAAAGCCCGGCAGGACCGCGTTGATCCGGATATCGAGTCCCGCGCGGTTGGTTTCGAGCGCGGCACTGCGCGTGAAATGCGAGACAGCCGCCTTGCTCGCCCCATAGGATGCCATTGCCGGATTGCCCTTAAGCGAAGCCGTCGATGACACGTTGACGATGGCGCCACGGCCGACAAGGCGCATGTGATCGAGGGCCAGCGCCATGCCGCGCAAGGTTCCCTCGACATTGACTGCGAAAACCTCATGATAAGTCGGAAAGATGCTCGCATCGACCCGGTCGAAACGCGCAATGCCTGCGCTGTTGACCAATATGTCGAGCCGCCCCCATTCAGCAGCGATCCAGTCGCCCAGCGCCTGCCAGTCGTTCTCTTGCGTCACGTCATGGGTTCTGGCGACGACCTTGCAACCGACCTTGTCGAGTGCAGCTGCCGCCGCCGCAACGCCGACGTGATCGCGGTCGAGCAAAATCACTGCGGCGCCTGCGCGTGCAATCGCTTCCGCAGACGCCTGTCCGATCCCGGCCGCCGCACCGGTAATCACGGCGACTTGGCCCGACAGATCGATCCAGGGACCGTCCACCTTCAGGCCTTTTCGAAGATGTGGACGCCGGCCGCTGACGACCCGCCGAAGCCGAGCACATGCGTCATGCCGATCCGCGCGCCGCTGACCTGTCGCGCGCCGACTTCGCCGCGAAGTTGCTCGACGATCTCGATCATGTTGGCGACACCTGTCGCGCCGATCGGATGCCCTTTGGACAACAGCCCGCCCGAAACATTGACCGGGATCCGTCCACCCAGCGCTGTCTCGCCCGACGAAATCATTCGCCCGGCTTCGCCAGCGGCGCACAGCCCGAGGTTTTCGTAATGCAGAATTTCTGCGGTTGCGAAGCAATCGTGCAGCTCGACAAGGTCGAGATCTTCGGGTCCGACGCCTGCCATTTCATAGGCGCGCGCCGCCGCCAGACGCGTGACCGAATTGGGTTCGAGCATTTCCGGGCTTCGCGGCTCGAACACATCGGACGCCATCGCCGAGCCCCGGATGCGGACGGCGCGCGCCATGCCAAGCTCGCGCGCTCGCTTTTCCGACACCAACACCAGCGCTGCCGCGCCATCGACATTGGCCGAACACATCAGCTTGGTGAGGGGATAAGCGATCATCTCGCTTGCCAGAACCATGTCGAGCGGCGTTTCCTTCTGATATGCCGCCTTGGGGTTCATCGTCGCGTGATGATGGTTTTTGACCGCGACCTGCGCAAATTGTTCGAGCGTCGTGCCATAGGCGTTGGTATGGACCATCCCCGCCTCGGCGAACAGCGCCGGCATCGTGACCGATCCGAACAGCCCCTCGGGCGGCGGTCCGTCGACGGGCGACCCGCCGAGCATGCCGCTCGGGTTCTTCTCGGCGCCCACGACGAGGACGATGTCATAAAGCCCGCTCTTGATGCCGGTGAACGCTTCGCGCACTGCGCTCGCGCCCGACGCGCAGGCGTTCGAAACGTTGATGCACGGCACGCCGGTCTGGCCGATCTGCTGGAGGATTTTCTGGCCGAGCATCGAAGCCGCGTTGAAGGTGGATGAGGCGTAGACCGCACCGACATCCTTGATACCGAGACCCGCGTCGTCGAGCGCCATCAGCGCGGCTTCCGCCCCGAGTTGAAAATAGGTGCGGTCCGGATAGCGCCCGAATTTGATCATCCCGGCACCGACAATGAACACATCGGTCATGCGTGTGCTCCTTCAGGGACGAAATGAAAGCCGACATAGGATGCCCCATGCTTGTCATGGGTCCCGCCGGCGTCGTCGAGAACGACGACGACCGGCATTCCTGACCGCAACGCGTTCGCCTCGACGTTCCGAAGCGTGCCTTTAAGGCTTAGTCCGTCATCGAGGTCGACGATCGCCGAGACGAACGGCACAGCGATACCGGGATAGCTGCGATGGACGACCGCCCATGAAAACAGCTTCCCATGGTCCGTCGCACGAAACGCCGCGGGCGGCGTCCGCGAGGTACAGCTGCGGCATGCCATAGTGGCGACGGTCACGACCGCACCACACGCTTGGCAGCGGTACCCCTCGATCCAGGCAGACCCGTCGGGGCCAACCCGAACGACTTTGGTTCCCGGCTTGGCCAAGGTCGAGTTTTCCATCGTCAAAGCCACTCTCTCCTGTCGAACAACGACGCATTGCACATATGGTAATGCATTATCAAAGGCGAGTCATCGTTTGGCTTGCCGCGCTTTCAAAAAGGTGCCGCGATCGACCTTGCCGGACGCTGTGCGCGGCAGCGGGTCGGGCGACACAGCGATGCTGCGCGGCACTTTGTAGATCGCGAGTCGTCCGCGACAATAAGTCTTCAGTTCGTCTTCGCTGACCATGGACGCGGTCTCGACAACCACGGTCGCGACCAGCCGCTCGCCCAGCCTTTCGTCGGGGAGCCCATAGGCAATGGCATCGCGGACCTGGGGATGATCCGACAGAACGCGCTCCACTTCGGCGCAATAGATGTTTTCACCCCCCGATATGACCATGTTCTTCTTGCGATCGACAATGGTGAAGATGCCATTGGCATCCTCGATCCCGACATCGCCCGATGCCAGCCAACCGTCGTGAAGTGCCTCGGCCGTCGCCGCCGGATCGCCGACATATTCGGTCATCAACCCCGCGCTGCGGACCCAGAGTTCGCCGGGCTCGCCGATCTCGGCGGCGCTGCCGTCGTCGCGGCGGACCTGCACATCGACCGTCGGGCAGGCCCAGCCGCATGATGCCGGATTGTCGAGATAGGCCCGGCCACTGATCGTGCAGGTCCATGCCGTCGTCTCGGTCTGGCCGTAGGTGTTCGACATCAGGCAATCGGGCATTCGCGCGCGGATTTCGGCAAGCAGCGCCGGGTTCAGCGCTGCCGCGCCATTCGCCATATAGCAGACCTTGCCGAGCATCTCGGGCGTGGCGCGCGGGCTCCGCAGCATGTCCCACAACATCGCAGGCACGAAGGAAAGCCGGGTCATGCCGACGCGCTCGATCATGTCGAAGGC
Protein-coding regions in this window:
- a CDS encoding nitronate monooxygenase family protein; protein product: MGPALASADVSGGATLRGWRDRLRVPVIAAPLFLISTPKLVIAQCMAGVIGTLPALNARPSAQFGEWLAEIVETLTGWNRRNPDKPAAPFGVNLVVHRSNPRLDDDLARCAQYRVPLVISSMGARGDVNTAVQAYGGVTLHDITNQAHARKAIERGATGLIAVAAGAGGHAGAVSPFALMQELRTWFDGPLVLAGSIASGRAIAAAGMLGADFAYVGSAFIATDEARCGVAQKNAVVASGADDIVYTPAFSGTPANYLRSSIVAAGLDPDDLPTTRRATDVAAQASAAKAWTDIWGCGQGIGTTHAIEPAAAVIDRLAREYDEVSP
- a CDS encoding aromatic ring-hydroxylating dioxygenase subunit alpha codes for the protein MASNPRSDRGYTSLPIPFGWFGVAMSSEIAIGEIRTMRYFDTEFVMWRGGDGVLNAVDPYCPHLGAHLGVESTVNGNDLRCAFHHWSFSGEGGVTDIPYTNVIAPRLKRQCLPTWPVKESEGVAYVWYHPGKAAPKWEVATMPTCPEGDWILHSTYEWVIDIHVQEITENGQDHAHFNAVHGVTGPAEGDFKIDGWVRSNKVVAEMVTPRGPMTGIIDVTATGPGQSITEFKDVTHVVHNQQQTPIDAEHTHLRWQMYHAPGLSEGRLRVTDARIRDLVKQVNQDIPIWNAKIFRAEPLLVKGDGPILAYRRQYQRFYEVGA
- a CDS encoding 2OG-Fe(II) oxygenase family protein — translated: MKQMTHHDAELQMALSAAQIGDAASSFARSGIIRIAEPFSADVAERLHRHLDTEISWGRTFSRGEKDAWDLTPEAIAALDGDKQKAFLTAVHDTARDGFQFLFDSLIVSDDADARADRGLLIDRVVDALNHPASLDAFRAITGTPDIYRVNGQATRYLPGHFLTSHDDGIDGENRVAAYVINLTKGWRTDWGGLLQFQTGSGDVPLALKPGFNTIHLFRVPQVHSVTFVAPFAALPRYAITGWLCR
- a CDS encoding acyl-CoA dehydrogenase family protein, with the protein product MNFDYTDDQKALKDEARRFLLAASPLSVARGVLENSAAGYDAALWARIGEQGWCGAAIPETYGGLGLGYVELCALAEELGRAVAPIPFASSVYLFAEALLLAGSEDQKSMLLPLIASGELIGTLAVFEGQGALTAERIAARVTGGRLSGMKLPVADGMAAGKAVVLAQGEAGLSLYLADLNGPGVSRETVSTLDPTRGMARVRFDDAPVEPLGTPGEGLALLARIQERGAILLAFEQLGGADRCLEMARDYALERYAFGRPIGSYQAIKHKLADVFVKNEVARANAYYGAWALSTDAPELPLAAAAARVAGCAAYWMASKEMIQTYGGIGVTWEADCHFFFRRARHLGLVVGAPRDWKRRLADRLEERVEAEKRS
- a CDS encoding acyl-CoA dehydrogenase family protein — translated: MNFDDSPAEAEYRATVRAWIEANGPDLSVLAPEERRAWHDKHKEIARVWQATKADAGYACISWPKARGGAGGTAIDEAIFNQEEARAGLQFTYFMTGLHMLLPPLMEFSADPESLARVAPAVRGDEIWCQLFSEPSSGSDSAATRTMAVRVGDDWVLNGQKVWNSGAHAADYGMVIARTDPEVPKHKGLSAFWLDMKTPGLEVRPIKMMSGDSELNEVFLENVRIPANQMVGAPGDGWKVVISTLMNERAALGSGTGLGWRDVMEIARRSPAFDGSTLEDPAFREWLADYYVNAEAIRLLSFRTLTALSHGKAPGPEGSAGKLLWATQTQELTNQALDIQDAFGLIDDPDIALLNGGFQHRFMWAPALRLGGGTDEIMKNIIAERVLGLPGDVRVDKAVPFREIPTGR
- a CDS encoding amidohydrolase family protein, giving the protein MPRPRDIGVIDTLIGFRDRTHAPLVASEKVKWDRHPAEYMFKDLPGELAEGRTRDSSIEETLAKMDEFNIRVGVIHTNDDRTAEALRRYPDRFVGIMPTNPHRGMDAVRDIQSAYDTYGLKGVSMFPSGQNPPCPINDKHWYPVYAKCCELGIPVFCTTGVPGPRIPLAPQKIELIDEVCYDFPELKFVMRHGADPWVDLAVKLLLKWPNLYYSTTAFAPKYWPKEIIDFANTRGSDKIIYGGYFPMGLDLERIFREMDDVPFKDEVWSKFLHDNAAKVLGLSA